Proteins from one Oscillatoria nigro-viridis PCC 7112 genomic window:
- the pheS gene encoding phenylalanine--tRNA ligase subunit alpha, translating into MTVQLSDIETQLETLGQESKSAIATANTLEQLEQLRVGYLGKKGQLSQILGMMGKLSPDQRPKVGAIANTVKEALQADLEDKRAALQTAQIQAKLASETIDVTMPGIFRPQGRVHPLNAVIDRALDIFVGLGYTVANGPEMETDYYNFEALNTPPDHPARDMQDTFYLPGGDLLRTQTSSVQIRYMEQHKPPIRIVSPGRVYRRDTVDATHAAVFHQIELLAIDEGLTFTDLKGTIKEFLRQMFGQDLPIRFRTSYFPFTEPSAEVDLQWNGKWLEVLGCGTVDPNVLKGVGLDPEKYTGFAAGFGVERFAMVLYEIDDIRRVYASDLRFLRQF; encoded by the coding sequence ATGACTGTCCAGCTAAGCGACATTGAAACTCAACTAGAAACCCTCGGTCAAGAGTCCAAAAGTGCGATCGCCACTGCCAATACCCTCGAACAACTCGAACAGTTGCGCGTCGGCTACCTCGGCAAAAAAGGCCAACTCTCTCAAATTTTAGGCATGATGGGCAAACTGTCGCCAGACCAGCGACCCAAAGTAGGTGCGATCGCCAATACAGTCAAAGAAGCCCTGCAAGCCGATTTAGAAGACAAGCGCGCCGCCCTCCAAACAGCCCAAATCCAAGCCAAATTAGCCTCAGAAACCATCGATGTCACCATGCCGGGGATTTTTCGCCCCCAAGGCCGCGTGCACCCCTTAAACGCCGTCATAGACCGCGCTCTCGATATCTTTGTCGGCCTCGGATACACCGTCGCCAACGGCCCGGAAATGGAAACAGATTATTACAACTTCGAGGCGCTCAACACCCCGCCAGACCACCCAGCGCGGGATATGCAAGATACATTTTACCTACCGGGAGGCGACTTGCTGCGGACTCAGACATCATCAGTGCAAATTCGCTACATGGAACAGCACAAACCGCCGATTCGGATTGTCTCTCCCGGCCGCGTTTACCGCCGCGATACTGTCGATGCAACTCACGCCGCAGTTTTCCACCAAATTGAGCTTTTAGCAATTGATGAAGGTCTGACATTTACTGACTTGAAAGGCACAATTAAAGAGTTTTTGCGGCAAATGTTCGGGCAAGATTTGCCGATTCGTTTCCGCACGAGTTACTTTCCGTTTACGGAACCTTCTGCCGAAGTTGATTTGCAGTGGAACGGCAAATGGCTGGAAGTTTTGGGCTGCGGAACTGTCGATCCTAACGTTCTTAAAGGAGTGGGTTTAGACCCAGAAAAATATACTGGGTTTGCGGCCGGTTTTGGGGTCGAGCGGTTCGCAATGGTACTTTATGAAATCGACGATATTCGCCGGGTTTATGCTAGCGACTTGCGATTTTTGCGGCAATTTTAA
- a CDS encoding response regulator: protein MNSQENPKLKILIVDDEPDNLDLLYRTFHRDYKVLRAESGPAALEILAKEGEVAVIISDQRMPKMSGTEFLSLTAAQYPDVIRIILTGYTDVEDLVEAINAGKVFKYVTKPWDAQELINLVSQAVETHNLLKTRTNELRRALSQESLLYAVTNTIRSAPNYQQMLQRIVETVGQMFEVSCCLLRPFQDGRVADEWFVYQKAETKGLGGDEEAMPGDASAAELSPDLLRDLVWETLDVEVIQDAQTDDRVLNWDNQQRQQAYEAANIRSSLIVPLFYKIELMAVLALHQFDRPRQWQDHEVQLVITVADQAALALSQARAYERVRALAKREALVNTITTAIRSSLDPQNIFAAITQQLGQALQVDGCALSLWTEDDEYVQCVGLYDTDRDTVAVEQGFMDNPEVVANPLGYETASGDDAANPRGWVFAHPSLPQSLVPIRGNPLLLEVMVSKEPVAIEDLEEHPELNVTELQVRSPARALLVVPLLSEGKIIGSISLRQNHSIRRWNLSDIDLAQIVATQAALAVQQSRLYQTTRQQAERLLEADRLKTEFFQNISHEFRTPLTLTIGPLESACRRQEDLPYEQAVIALRNSRRLLRLVNQLLDLQRLDAGRMQPSFRPCDLVGFCYSTAESFRAYCEKKGLHLITQLQECPLLYLDLERFDKVIYNLLSNAVKFTPEGGTITLKVESAGAHCLLQVKDTGIGIRTEQIPYLFERFHQAEGSASRSYEGSGLGLALVKELVELHGGQISVESVYGEGTTFTVWLHFGSTHLPPEQVLEIPAEFHSSKAAVELADVEAELSENEAENHNFEALQPVRSETAVGTVLVVDDNPDLRFYVSAILRDAGFAVLLARNGQEGFAVAKKRRPNLIITDLMMPLISGLDLIKMIREDEELQGTPAILLTAKADEDTRIEGVERGADAYLSKPFNDRELLAEVRNLIALKQNERRVQQLNSYLTESVLRRFLPPSMVKAAAAGDLALDLRPEPRLITILFSDIVGFTEMANTLRSRRVAELLNEYLAAMTKAIFDSGGTVDKFVGDAVMAFFGAPEELTPNEQVRRAVAAAEQMLRALKELNKGWLEQGIVGENGVSPLRFRCGIHQGTAVVGMFGGPDRSDYTAIGPSVNIAARLQEVTEPNTVLISAAVADYVEENRIVKYKPLKLKGIDETVLTFLLNCD, encoded by the coding sequence ATGAATTCCCAAGAAAATCCTAAGCTAAAAATTCTGATCGTCGATGACGAACCGGATAACCTCGACTTGCTTTACCGCACCTTCCATCGAGACTACAAAGTGCTCAGAGCCGAATCAGGCCCCGCTGCTCTCGAAATTTTGGCAAAAGAGGGAGAAGTTGCGGTGATTATCTCCGACCAGCGAATGCCAAAAATGAGCGGTACGGAGTTTCTCAGCCTGACGGCGGCTCAGTACCCCGACGTGATCCGAATTATTTTAACTGGCTATACAGATGTTGAAGATTTAGTTGAAGCTATTAACGCTGGCAAAGTATTTAAATACGTTACCAAGCCTTGGGATGCTCAAGAGCTGATAAATCTTGTCAGTCAAGCTGTTGAGACTCACAATCTTCTGAAAACGCGCACCAATGAACTGCGCCGTGCTTTGAGCCAAGAATCGCTGCTTTATGCCGTTACAAATACTATCCGATCGGCTCCCAATTACCAGCAAATGCTGCAAAGAATTGTGGAAACAGTCGGGCAGATGTTTGAGGTGAGTTGCTGTCTGCTGCGGCCGTTCCAAGACGGCCGGGTGGCCGATGAGTGGTTCGTTTACCAGAAGGCAGAAACTAAAGGGTTGGGGGGCGATGAGGAAGCGATGCCAGGTGATGCTTCTGCTGCCGAACTCTCCCCGGATTTGCTGCGGGATTTGGTTTGGGAAACTCTGGATGTGGAGGTGATTCAAGATGCCCAAACTGACGATCGAGTTTTAAACTGGGATAATCAGCAACGACAGCAGGCTTACGAAGCTGCGAATATTCGATCGAGCTTGATCGTACCCCTGTTTTACAAAATCGAACTGATGGCAGTCTTGGCGCTGCACCAGTTCGATCGACCGCGCCAGTGGCAAGACCACGAGGTACAGTTGGTAATTACGGTGGCAGACCAAGCGGCTTTGGCGCTGTCTCAAGCCCGGGCTTACGAACGGGTGCGGGCGCTGGCGAAGCGCGAGGCCTTAGTCAATACTATTACTACGGCAATTCGATCGAGTCTCGATCCCCAAAATATTTTTGCAGCCATTACTCAACAACTCGGCCAAGCTTTGCAAGTTGACGGCTGCGCCCTATCTCTGTGGACTGAAGATGATGAATACGTCCAATGCGTGGGGCTATACGACACAGATAGGGATACCGTGGCTGTAGAACAGGGTTTTATGGACAATCCAGAGGTAGTTGCGAACCCTCTGGGCTACGAGACGGCTTCTGGTGATGATGCTGCTAACCCTCGCGGCTGGGTTTTTGCCCATCCTTCTTTGCCGCAGTCTTTGGTGCCGATTCGGGGCAATCCGCTGTTGCTGGAAGTTATGGTATCAAAAGAGCCGGTGGCGATCGAAGATCTGGAGGAACACCCGGAGTTAAATGTTACAGAACTGCAAGTTCGATCGCCAGCCCGCGCCCTGTTAGTCGTTCCCTTACTCTCGGAAGGCAAAATCATCGGCAGCATTTCCCTGCGCCAAAATCACAGCATCCGCCGCTGGAACCTCTCAGACATTGACCTGGCTCAAATAGTCGCAACTCAAGCGGCTCTGGCCGTGCAGCAGTCGCGCCTCTACCAGACTACCAGACAGCAGGCAGAACGGCTTCTGGAAGCCGATCGGCTCAAAACCGAATTTTTCCAAAATATCTCCCACGAGTTCCGCACGCCTCTAACTCTCACAATCGGCCCTCTGGAATCAGCTTGCAGGCGCCAAGAAGACTTGCCCTACGAACAAGCCGTAATCGCTTTGCGTAACTCCCGGCGCCTCCTGCGCTTGGTAAATCAACTGCTGGACTTGCAGCGGCTCGATGCCGGACGGATGCAGCCGAGTTTTCGCCCCTGCGATTTAGTCGGTTTCTGTTACTCTACCGCAGAGTCGTTCCGCGCCTACTGCGAGAAAAAAGGACTGCACTTAATTACCCAACTGCAAGAATGTCCTTTACTTTATTTGGATCTCGAAAGATTTGACAAAGTTATTTACAACCTGCTGTCAAATGCTGTCAAATTCACCCCAGAAGGCGGAACTATCACCCTGAAAGTTGAATCGGCCGGCGCTCACTGCTTGTTGCAAGTAAAAGACACTGGTATCGGCATTCGCACCGAACAAATTCCCTATTTATTCGAGCGGTTTCACCAAGCCGAAGGTTCAGCTAGCCGTTCCTACGAAGGCAGCGGCTTAGGTTTGGCACTTGTCAAAGAATTAGTCGAACTCCACGGCGGTCAAATTTCAGTTGAGTCAGTTTACGGCGAAGGTACGACTTTTACCGTTTGGCTGCACTTCGGTTCGACTCACTTGCCCCCGGAACAGGTACTAGAAATACCTGCGGAGTTTCACTCATCCAAAGCTGCGGTGGAACTGGCAGATGTGGAAGCGGAATTGTCGGAAAATGAGGCTGAAAATCATAACTTTGAGGCGCTCCAACCTGTCAGGTCGGAAACAGCAGTGGGAACGGTTTTGGTAGTTGACGACAATCCCGATTTGCGCTTTTACGTGTCGGCTATTCTGCGAGATGCCGGCTTTGCAGTTTTGCTCGCCCGCAACGGACAAGAAGGATTTGCCGTGGCTAAAAAACGTCGCCCTAATTTAATTATCACGGATTTGATGATGCCTTTGATTTCTGGCTTGGATTTGATTAAGATGATTCGAGAGGATGAGGAATTGCAGGGAACTCCGGCAATTTTGCTGACTGCTAAAGCCGACGAAGATACTCGAATAGAAGGAGTAGAACGGGGTGCGGATGCTTATTTGTCCAAGCCTTTTAACGATCGCGAATTGTTGGCGGAAGTGCGGAATTTGATCGCTCTCAAACAAAACGAGCGCCGAGTGCAGCAGTTGAACAGTTATTTAACTGAGTCGGTGCTGCGCCGATTTTTGCCGCCGTCGATGGTGAAGGCTGCCGCGGCTGGAGATTTGGCTCTAGATTTGCGCCCGGAACCGCGATTGATTACTATTTTGTTTAGCGATATTGTCGGTTTTACGGAAATGGCAAATACGCTGCGCTCGCGCCGGGTAGCTGAGCTGTTGAATGAATATTTGGCGGCAATGACTAAGGCTATTTTTGACAGCGGCGGTACGGTAGACAAGTTTGTTGGAGATGCGGTAATGGCTTTCTTTGGCGCGCCGGAGGAACTAACGCCTAACGAGCAAGTACGCCGCGCTGTGGCTGCTGCTGAGCAAATGCTGCGAGCTCTCAAGGAGCTTAACAAGGGCTGGTTGGAGCAGGGAATTGTTGGGGAAAATGGGGTGTCTCCGTTGCGGTTTCGCTGCGGGATTCACCAGGGTACTGCGGTGGTGGGGATGTTTGGCGGCCCTGACCGATCGGATTATACTGCGATCGGGCCGAGCGTGAATATTGCCGCCCGCTTGCAAGAGGTGACGGAACCAAACACGGTGCTAATTTCGGCGGCGGTGGCAGATTATGTTGAGGAAAATCGCATTGTTAAATATAAGCCTTTGAAATTAAAGGGAATTGATGAAACTGTATTGACTTTTTTACTAAATTGTGATTAG
- a CDS encoding GNAT family N-acetyltransferase, translated as MNPSFFSSPSHQQQTPGLSGFSLRVATPNDLTQLADILAMSFHSREGFVEWVYPVLRLGIYEDLKNRLRSKAEHYICLVAELVSREEGTQNYRSHRAQRITGTVEMALRSRFPWQIPNSDYPYLSNLAVHPEYRRQGVAQQLLSNCEETAREWGFSEIYLHVLENNHAARQLYYQAGYRLQQVDWNWTGWLFGQPRRLFLRKQISLS; from the coding sequence GTGAATCCTTCATTTTTTTCCTCACCATCTCACCAACAACAAACTCCCGGACTTTCTGGTTTTTCGCTCCGGGTGGCTACGCCGAACGACTTGACGCAGCTAGCTGATATTTTAGCCATGAGCTTTCACTCCCGCGAGGGGTTTGTAGAATGGGTGTATCCAGTGTTGCGTTTGGGCATTTACGAAGATTTAAAAAATCGACTGCGTTCTAAGGCAGAACATTACATTTGTCTGGTTGCTGAGCTAGTATCGCGCGAGGAGGGAACGCAGAATTATCGATCGCACCGAGCTCAGCGCATAACAGGAACAGTAGAAATGGCTCTGCGTTCTCGCTTTCCTTGGCAAATCCCTAATTCTGACTATCCTTATTTGTCGAATTTAGCCGTTCACCCGGAGTACCGGCGGCAAGGGGTTGCTCAACAATTGCTCAGCAACTGCGAGGAGACAGCCAGAGAATGGGGATTTTCTGAGATTTACCTCCACGTTCTGGAAAATAATCACGCGGCGCGACAGTTGTACTATCAGGCCGGCTATCGCTTGCAACAGGTGGATTGGAATTGGACTGGTTGGCTGTTCGGCCAGCCGCGCCGCCTGTTTTTACGCAAGCAGATTTCGCTATCCTAA